The following are encoded together in the Synchiropus splendidus isolate RoL2022-P1 chromosome 7, RoL_Sspl_1.0, whole genome shotgun sequence genome:
- the LOC128762823 gene encoding paxillin-like isoform X1 — protein sequence MDDLDALLADLESTTSHISKRPVFLADETPYSIPTGGNSYQDVLAPPPVPPPPCADALNGSLLDHPGSHHSSQQSLGSAQKSSWSRDSSSSPLSHAEEDHVYSFPNKQKSSDSSTAAMTSALGSNLSELDRLLLELNAVQQSSPSFPTTEETAPPLPSCSISHYENGSAPEILVSPPPQEKPKRNGMKLEETRPTVESLLDELEDSVPPSHSTRHGDLDSPSQQQARISASCATRELDELMASLSDFKPASLGSLLDSSNSPHFPVSSSVTPVATPVSRLSHASTCASPLFSLPSGFELHIDEDGGDGGLSLARHNHIRPHSPMSSLSTASDLDLDPVIDVSASMLSSQTKSLLVLSQAASFNSNQLSNSPSPSSTSTTTPSSSSVNTILDHKSPSPTVDRVSPTVCKLSPAPVNVNKVSGSPHDMSHDPSTSPLSVPFTPSFTTNSPLPAASVSPLHSPSFCYKNSSPVKSPSPLTFTSQSVNSRHVLASSPQDLRVSPHMTLQPPTAEPSLDEALDKLLAMSFTQNHTEPQMKTDAFCLGRGVQEVQEELILPLDRNSVQPYTFTSNTNTITDESVDGGTDGNGDLDWADEELSMSLHDGFDGTMTPYTERPYTDGSMTPLTEASWMDESMTPSSCPGTPDVALDLPLMQPTNIDRVSASGHLKSVIRRTKETPNVHPMYRDGQLRKKMGPIIVNKNTSQDRLIEELQGKFGIGRSERRRKQSDDWLTDGVVVTSKPQRFRPEGGSSEVDKIMAQGKGGVPGAPPTQVNKLDNMLGSLQSDLNKLGVQTVAKGVCGACCKPIVGQVVTAMGRTWHPEHFVCTHCQEEIGSRNFFEREGQPYCEKDYHNLFSPRCYYCNGPILDKVVTALDRTWHPEHFFCAQCGSFFGPEGFHEKDGKAYCRKDYFDMFAPKCGGCAKAILENYISALNSLWHPQCFVCRECFTPFVNGSFFEHDGQPYCEVHYHERRGSLCSGCQKPITGRCITAMAKKFHPEHFVCAFCLKQLNKGTFKEQNDKPYCHGCFIKLFS from the exons ATGGACGACCTGG ACGCCTTGCTGGCTGACCTGGAATCGACAACATCCCACATTTCAAAACGACCGGTCTTCTTAGCCGACGAGACGCCCTACTCCATCCCCACCGGTGGAAACTCTTACCAGGATGTTCTGGCTCCGCCGCCGGTTCCTCCTCCACCCTGCGCTGACGCTCTGAACGGTTCACTGTTGGACCACCCAGGGTCGCATCACTCCTCGCAGCAG TCCTTAGGTTCAGCTCAGAAGAGTTCGTGGTCCAGGGACAGTAGCAGCTCTCCTCTGTCCCACGCTGAAGAGGACCACGTCTACAG TTtcccaaacaaacagaaatcgTCGGACTCGTCGACAGCAGCCATGACCTCTGCCCTGGGCAGCAACCTGTCAGAGCTGGATCGACTGCTGCTGGAACTCAATGCTGTGCAGCAGAGCTCCCCATCCTTCCCCACGACAG AGGAGACCGCGCCTCCATTACCATCCTGCAGCATCAGCCACTATGAGAACGGAAGTGCACCTGAGATCTTGGTGAGTCCGCCGCCTCAGGAGAAACCAAAGAGAAATGGAATGAAGCTGGAAGAGACCCGACCCACAGTAGAGAGCCTGCTGGATGAGCTGGAAGACTCCGTCCCTCCCAG CCACTCCACTCGGCACGGTGACTTGGACAGCCCATCTCAGCAGCAAGCCAGAATCTCTGCCTCATGTGCAACCAGAGAGCTGGACGAGCTGATGGCCTCTTTGTCTGACTTCAAG CCCGCTTCACTAGGCTCTCTGCTGGACTCATCCAACTCTCCTCACTTCCCAGTTTCCTCTTCCGTCACCCCAGTGGCGACCCCTGTCTCTCGTCTGTCCCACGCATCTACCTgcgcctctcctctcttctccctgCCCTCTGGTTTTGAGCTGCACATAGACgaggatggtggtgatggtggctTGTCTTTGGCCCGTCACAATCACATCCGGCCTCACAGTCCAATGTCATCCCTCTCTACGGCCAGTGACCTGGATCTGGACCCTGTCATCGATGTCTCTGCTTCCATGCTGTCCTCTCAGACTAAATCCTTGCTGGTCCTCTCTCAGGCTGCTTCCTTTAACTCCAATCAGTTGAGCAATAGCCCAAGTCCTTCCAGCACCTCCACCACCACGCCCTCCTCCAGCTCGGTCAACACCATTTTGGACCACAAGTCCCCAAGTCCAACTGTAGACCGAGTGTCCCCTACGGTCTGTAAACTGTCTCCTGCAcctgtgaatgtaaacaaagtctCTGGTTCTCCTCATGACATGAGTCATGACCCCTCCACTTCTCCTCTGTCAGTACCCTTCACTCCTTCTTTCACCACCAACTCGCCTCTTCCAGCTGCTTCTGTGTCTCCACTTCACTCCCCTAGTTTTTGCTATAAAAACTCCTCTCCGGTGAAGAGTCCCTCTCCTTTGACGTTCACAAGCCAGTCAGTTAACAGCAGACATGTTTTGGCGTCCTCACCCCAGGACCTGAGGGTCAGCCCTCACATGACCCTGCAGCCACCCACAGCGGAGCCCTCTCTGGATGAGGCTCTGGACAAGCTGCTTGCTATGAGCTTCACACAAAATCACACTGAGCCGCAGATGAAGACGGACGCGTTCTGTCTCGGCCGAGGAGTGCAAGAGGTTCAGGAGGAACTGATCTTACCCTTGGACAGGAACAGTGTGCAGCCATACACCTTCACCAGCAACACCAACACTATCACAGACGAATCGGTGGACGGCGGCACGGACGGAAACGGAGACCTGGACTGGGCCGACGAGGAGTTGTCAATGTCCCTCCATGACGGATTTGACGGCACCATGACGCCGTACACAGAGAGGCCGTACACAGATGGCAGCATGACCCCGTTGACAGAGGCCAGCTGGATGGATGAGTCCATGACCCCCTCCTCATGCCCCGGTACCCCTGATGTGGCCCTGGACTTGCCCCTGATGCAGCCCACCAATATAGACAGAGTCTCTGCTTCAGGACAC TTGAAGTCAGTTATCCGGAGAACTAAGGAGACCCCTAACGTTCACCCCATGTACCGCGACGGACAGCTGCGCAAGAAAATGGGCCCCATCATTGTCAACAAGAACACCTCTCAGGACCGGCTCATAGAGGAGCTTCAAGGGAAGTTCGGGATCGGACGCTCGGAGCGCAGACGCAAACAGTCCGACGACTGGTTGACAGATGGTGTCGTGGTCACGTCCAAACCGCAGAGGTTCCGTCCTGAAGGGGGCAGCAGTGAGGTCGACAAG ATAATGGCCCAAGGGAAAGGAGGCGTCCCTGGTGCCCCTCCAACCCAGGTCAACAAGCTGGACAACATGCTGGGCAGTCTGCAGTCGGACCTGAACAAACTGGGCGTGCAGACGGTGGCTAAAGGAGTGTGCGGGGCCTGCTGCAAACCCATCGTGGGACAG GTGGTGACCGCCATGGGCCGCACGTGGCACCCCGAACACTTTGTGTGCACTCACTGTCAAGAGGAGATCGGCTCCCGGAACTTTTTTGAGCGTGAAGGACAGCCGTACTGCGAGAAGGACTACCATAACCTGTTCTCTCCACGGTGCTACTACTGCAACGGACCCATACTGGAT AAAGTGGTGACGGCGCTGGACAGAACGTGGCACCCCGAGCATTTCTTCTGTGCTCAGTGTGGATCTTTCTTCGGCCCAGAGG GCTTCCATGAGAAGGACGGGAAGGCGTACTGCAGGAAAGATTACTTCGACATGTTTGCGCCAAAGTGCGGCGGCTGTGCCAAAGCCATTCTGGAGAACTACATCTCGGCTCTCAACTCTCTTTGGCATCcgcagtgttttgtttgcagG GAATGTTTCACTCCATTTGTGAACGGCAGCTTCTTCGAGCACGACGGCCAGCCCTACTGTGAAGTCCACTACCACGAGCGCCGCGGCTCCCTCTGCTCCGGCTGCCAGAAGCCCATCACCGGCCGCTGCATCACAGCCATGGCCAAGAAGTTTCACCCGGAGCACTTCGTCTGCGCGTTCTGCCTGAAGCAGCTCAACAAAGGCACCTTCAAAGAACAGAACGACAAACCCTACTGCCACGGCTGCTTCATCAAGCTCTTTAGTTAG
- the LOC128762823 gene encoding paxillin-like isoform X3 → MDDLDALLADLESTTSHISKRPVFLADETPYSIPTGGNSYQDVLAPPPVPPPPCADALNGSLLDHPGSHHSSQQSLGSAQKSSWSRDSSSSPLSHAEEDHVYSFPNKQKSSDSSTAAMTSALGSNLSELDRLLLELNAVQQSSPSFPTTEETAPPLPSCSISHYENGSAPEILVSPPPQEKPKRNGMKLEETRPTVESLLDELEDSVPPSHSTRHGDLDSPSQQQARISASCATRELDELMASLSDFKIMAQGKGGVPGAPPTQVNKLDNMLGSLQSDLNKLGVQTVAKGVCGACCKPIVGQVVTAMGRTWHPEHFVCTHCQEEIGSRNFFEREGQPYCEKDYHNLFSPRCYYCNGPILDKVVTALDRTWHPEHFFCAQCGSFFGPEGFHEKDGKAYCRKDYFDMFAPKCGGCAKAILENYISALNSLWHPQCFVCRECFTPFVNGSFFEHDGQPYCEVHYHERRGSLCSGCQKPITGRCITAMAKKFHPEHFVCAFCLKQLNKGTFKEQNDKPYCHGCFIKLFS, encoded by the exons ATGGACGACCTGG ACGCCTTGCTGGCTGACCTGGAATCGACAACATCCCACATTTCAAAACGACCGGTCTTCTTAGCCGACGAGACGCCCTACTCCATCCCCACCGGTGGAAACTCTTACCAGGATGTTCTGGCTCCGCCGCCGGTTCCTCCTCCACCCTGCGCTGACGCTCTGAACGGTTCACTGTTGGACCACCCAGGGTCGCATCACTCCTCGCAGCAG TCCTTAGGTTCAGCTCAGAAGAGTTCGTGGTCCAGGGACAGTAGCAGCTCTCCTCTGTCCCACGCTGAAGAGGACCACGTCTACAG TTtcccaaacaaacagaaatcgTCGGACTCGTCGACAGCAGCCATGACCTCTGCCCTGGGCAGCAACCTGTCAGAGCTGGATCGACTGCTGCTGGAACTCAATGCTGTGCAGCAGAGCTCCCCATCCTTCCCCACGACAG AGGAGACCGCGCCTCCATTACCATCCTGCAGCATCAGCCACTATGAGAACGGAAGTGCACCTGAGATCTTGGTGAGTCCGCCGCCTCAGGAGAAACCAAAGAGAAATGGAATGAAGCTGGAAGAGACCCGACCCACAGTAGAGAGCCTGCTGGATGAGCTGGAAGACTCCGTCCCTCCCAG CCACTCCACTCGGCACGGTGACTTGGACAGCCCATCTCAGCAGCAAGCCAGAATCTCTGCCTCATGTGCAACCAGAGAGCTGGACGAGCTGATGGCCTCTTTGTCTGACTTCAAG ATAATGGCCCAAGGGAAAGGAGGCGTCCCTGGTGCCCCTCCAACCCAGGTCAACAAGCTGGACAACATGCTGGGCAGTCTGCAGTCGGACCTGAACAAACTGGGCGTGCAGACGGTGGCTAAAGGAGTGTGCGGGGCCTGCTGCAAACCCATCGTGGGACAG GTGGTGACCGCCATGGGCCGCACGTGGCACCCCGAACACTTTGTGTGCACTCACTGTCAAGAGGAGATCGGCTCCCGGAACTTTTTTGAGCGTGAAGGACAGCCGTACTGCGAGAAGGACTACCATAACCTGTTCTCTCCACGGTGCTACTACTGCAACGGACCCATACTGGAT AAAGTGGTGACGGCGCTGGACAGAACGTGGCACCCCGAGCATTTCTTCTGTGCTCAGTGTGGATCTTTCTTCGGCCCAGAGG GCTTCCATGAGAAGGACGGGAAGGCGTACTGCAGGAAAGATTACTTCGACATGTTTGCGCCAAAGTGCGGCGGCTGTGCCAAAGCCATTCTGGAGAACTACATCTCGGCTCTCAACTCTCTTTGGCATCcgcagtgttttgtttgcagG GAATGTTTCACTCCATTTGTGAACGGCAGCTTCTTCGAGCACGACGGCCAGCCCTACTGTGAAGTCCACTACCACGAGCGCCGCGGCTCCCTCTGCTCCGGCTGCCAGAAGCCCATCACCGGCCGCTGCATCACAGCCATGGCCAAGAAGTTTCACCCGGAGCACTTCGTCTGCGCGTTCTGCCTGAAGCAGCTCAACAAAGGCACCTTCAAAGAACAGAACGACAAACCCTACTGCCACGGCTGCTTCATCAAGCTCTTTAGTTAG
- the ctu1 gene encoding cytoplasmic tRNA 2-thiolation protein 1: protein MPIQCSSCAEKRAVLKRPKTGHSLCKECFFWAFEEEVHQTITTAELFKPGEVVAIAASGGKDSTVLAHVMKLLNERYSYGLDLMLLSVDEGITGYRDDSLETVKRNQQQYELPLKIVSYEELYGWTMDAIVKQVGLKNNCTFCGVFRRQALDRGAIMLKVDKICTGHNADDVAETVLMNVLRGDIARLRRCTAISTSSEGDGVVPRCKPLKYAYEKEIVLYAYFKKLDYFSTECIYSPNAYRGHARTFLKDLESVRSSSIIDIIHSGENLSVREGVRMPVQGTCKRCGYISSQELCKACVLLEGLNRGLPKLGIGKHHRLHDKLLSDQPLTEQETRKLKSVDF from the exons ATGCCCATCCAGTGCAGTAGCTGTGCTGAGAAACGTGCTGTTCTCAAACGTCCCAAAACTGGCCACTCACTGTGTAAGGAGTGCTTTTTCTGGGCTTTTGAGGAGGAGGTTCATCAGACCATTACAACCGCAGAGTTGTTCAAGCCGGGAGAGGTAGTTGCCATCGCAGCTTCGGGTGGAAAAGACTCCACGGTGCTCGCACATGTGATGAAACTTCTCAACGAGAGATACAGCTACGGCCTGGACTTGATGCTTCTGTCGGTGGACGAGGGAATCACAGGGTACCGAGATGATTCTCTGGAGACAGTCAAGAGGAACCAGCAGCAGTATGAGCTCCCGCTCAAGATCGTGTCCTATGAGGAGCTGTATGGCTGGACCATGGATGCTATCGTCAAGCAAGTGGGCCTTAAAAACAACTGCACTTTTTGTGGCGTGTTCAGGCGGCAGGCCCTCGACAGGGGCGCCATCATGCTCAAGGTTGACAAGATATGTACAG GTCACAACGCTGATGATGTGGCGGAGACTGTTCTGATGAATGTTCTTCGGGGAGACATCGCTCGTCTGAGGCGCTGCACTGCCATCTCCACTTCCAGCGAGGGGGATGGAGTGGTTCCCCGCTGCAAGCCCCTCAAGTACGCCTACGAGAAAGAGATCGTCTTGTACGCGTACTTCAAAAAGCTTGACTACTTTTCCACAGAGTGTATTTACTCGCCCAATGCTTATCGCGGCCACGCGAGAACTTTTTTGAAAGACCTGGAGAGCGTGAGGTCCAGCTCCATCATAGACATCATCCACTCGGGGGAGAACCTGTCTGTGCGGGAGGGAGTGAGAATGCCGGTGCAGGGGACCTGCAAGAGGTGTGGCTACATCAGCAGCCAGGAGCTGTGTAAGGCCTGTGTGCTGCTGGAGGGGCTAAACAGAGGACTGCCAAAGCTGGGGATCGGAAAGCACCACCGCCTGCACGACAAACTTCTCTCTGATCAACCTCTTACGGAGCAGGAGACAAGGAAACTGAAGTCAGTGGACTTCTGA
- the crybb2 gene encoding beta-crystallin B2: MALSAQTLRQLLAGFPHPDPPVYIQPTRASQTHWPGWRSAFATGPFSMATEDQKPESKQQQAGSTALKLIIYEQENFQGRFHELTGPCNNVQEAGLDKVGSILVLCGPWVGYEQPDCKGEQYVFEKGEYPRWDSWTNSKRSDKIHSFRHVKVDSQAHKIVLYENPGFTGKKIEIIDDDVPSFYAHGYQEKVSSVRVQCGTWVGYQYPGYRGNQYLFEKGEYKDVADFGAQIPQIQSVRRIRDMQWHQRGTFQPVN, encoded by the exons ATGGCgctg AGCGCTCAGACGCTGCGGCAGCTGTTGGCAGGCTTCCCCCACCCAGACCCGCCCGTATATATTCAGCCCACCAGGGCATCGCAGACCCACTGGCCCGGCTGGCG GTCTGCGTTTGCCACGGGACCCTTCAGTATGGCCACTGAGGACCAGAAACCTGAAtccaagcagcagcaggcagGCAGCACAGCCCTGAAG CTGATCATCTATGAGCAGGAGAACTTCCAAGGACGCTTCCATGAGCTGACTGGTCCCTGTAACAACGTCCAGGAGGCAGGCCTGGATAAAGTGGGCTCCATCCTGGTGCTTTGTGGGCC GTGGGTGGGATACGAGCAGCCGGACTGCAAGGGCGAGCAGTATGTGTTTGAGAAGGGGGAGTATCCTCGCTGGGATTCCTGGACCAACAGCAAGCGCAGCGACAAGATTCACTCCTTCCGCCATGTCAAAGTG GACAGCCAGGCACACAAGATCGTGCTGTACGAGAACCCAGGCTTTACAGGAAAGAAGATAGAGATCATCGACGACGACGTGCCCAGCTTCTACGCTCACGGCTACCAGGAGAAGGTCTCCTCAGTGCGGGTGCAGTGTGGAAC TTGGGTGGGATACCAGTACCCCGGCTACAGAGGGAACCAGTACCTGTTTGAGAAGGGGGAGTACAAGGACGTGGCGGATTTTGGGGCTCAGATTCCACAGATCCAGTCAGTGCGGCGCATCAGAGACATGCAGTGGCATCAGAGGGGCACGTTTCAGCCCGTCAACTGA
- the LOC128762823 gene encoding uncharacterized protein LOC128762823 isoform X2, whose amino-acid sequence MDDLDALLADLESTTSHISKRPVFLADETPYSIPTGGNSYQDVLAPPPVPPPPCADALNGSLLDHPGSHHSSQQSLGSAQKSSWSRDSSSSPLSHAEEDHVYSFPNKQKSSDSSTAAMTSALGSNLSELDRLLLELNAVQQSSPSFPTTEETAPPLPSCSISHYENGSAPEILVSPPPQEKPKRNGMKLEETRPTVESLLDELEDSVPPSHSTRHGDLDSPSQQQARISASCATRELDELMASLSDFKPASLGSLLDSSNSPHFPVSSSVTPVATPVSRLSHASTCASPLFSLPSGFELHIDEDGGDGGLSLARHNHIRPHSPMSSLSTASDLDLDPVIDVSASMLSSQTKSLLVLSQAASFNSNQLSNSPSPSSTSTTTPSSSSVNTILDHKSPSPTVDRVSPTVCKLSPAPVNVNKVSGSPHDMSHDPSTSPLSVPFTPSFTTNSPLPAASVSPLHSPSFCYKNSSPVKSPSPLTFTSQSVNSRHVLASSPQDLRVSPHMTLQPPTAEPSLDEALDKLLAMSFTQNHTEPQMKTDAFCLGRGVQEVQEELILPLDRNSVQPYTFTSNTNTITDESVDGGTDGNGDLDWADEELSMSLHDGFDGTMTPYTERPYTDGSMTPLTEASWMDESMTPSSCPGTPDVALDLPLMQPTNIDRVSASGHLKSVIRRTKETPNVHPMYRDGQLRKKMGPIIVNKNTSQDRLIEELQGKFGIGRSERRRKQSDDWLTDGVVVTSKPQRFRPEGGSSEVDKMIIPPESPVPVRKVLPPLSPPAPRRPPIMEERPVQQPPVPPPPLPPPSPPRQPPQIQEHVHAPPREVVKPSPPPPPPVPPVQEAPKPEPPPPVVKAPVAPPPLETAPVVPPKVFISVGCQTEYDPIFSTDQA is encoded by the exons ATGGACGACCTGG ACGCCTTGCTGGCTGACCTGGAATCGACAACATCCCACATTTCAAAACGACCGGTCTTCTTAGCCGACGAGACGCCCTACTCCATCCCCACCGGTGGAAACTCTTACCAGGATGTTCTGGCTCCGCCGCCGGTTCCTCCTCCACCCTGCGCTGACGCTCTGAACGGTTCACTGTTGGACCACCCAGGGTCGCATCACTCCTCGCAGCAG TCCTTAGGTTCAGCTCAGAAGAGTTCGTGGTCCAGGGACAGTAGCAGCTCTCCTCTGTCCCACGCTGAAGAGGACCACGTCTACAG TTtcccaaacaaacagaaatcgTCGGACTCGTCGACAGCAGCCATGACCTCTGCCCTGGGCAGCAACCTGTCAGAGCTGGATCGACTGCTGCTGGAACTCAATGCTGTGCAGCAGAGCTCCCCATCCTTCCCCACGACAG AGGAGACCGCGCCTCCATTACCATCCTGCAGCATCAGCCACTATGAGAACGGAAGTGCACCTGAGATCTTGGTGAGTCCGCCGCCTCAGGAGAAACCAAAGAGAAATGGAATGAAGCTGGAAGAGACCCGACCCACAGTAGAGAGCCTGCTGGATGAGCTGGAAGACTCCGTCCCTCCCAG CCACTCCACTCGGCACGGTGACTTGGACAGCCCATCTCAGCAGCAAGCCAGAATCTCTGCCTCATGTGCAACCAGAGAGCTGGACGAGCTGATGGCCTCTTTGTCTGACTTCAAG CCCGCTTCACTAGGCTCTCTGCTGGACTCATCCAACTCTCCTCACTTCCCAGTTTCCTCTTCCGTCACCCCAGTGGCGACCCCTGTCTCTCGTCTGTCCCACGCATCTACCTgcgcctctcctctcttctccctgCCCTCTGGTTTTGAGCTGCACATAGACgaggatggtggtgatggtggctTGTCTTTGGCCCGTCACAATCACATCCGGCCTCACAGTCCAATGTCATCCCTCTCTACGGCCAGTGACCTGGATCTGGACCCTGTCATCGATGTCTCTGCTTCCATGCTGTCCTCTCAGACTAAATCCTTGCTGGTCCTCTCTCAGGCTGCTTCCTTTAACTCCAATCAGTTGAGCAATAGCCCAAGTCCTTCCAGCACCTCCACCACCACGCCCTCCTCCAGCTCGGTCAACACCATTTTGGACCACAAGTCCCCAAGTCCAACTGTAGACCGAGTGTCCCCTACGGTCTGTAAACTGTCTCCTGCAcctgtgaatgtaaacaaagtctCTGGTTCTCCTCATGACATGAGTCATGACCCCTCCACTTCTCCTCTGTCAGTACCCTTCACTCCTTCTTTCACCACCAACTCGCCTCTTCCAGCTGCTTCTGTGTCTCCACTTCACTCCCCTAGTTTTTGCTATAAAAACTCCTCTCCGGTGAAGAGTCCCTCTCCTTTGACGTTCACAAGCCAGTCAGTTAACAGCAGACATGTTTTGGCGTCCTCACCCCAGGACCTGAGGGTCAGCCCTCACATGACCCTGCAGCCACCCACAGCGGAGCCCTCTCTGGATGAGGCTCTGGACAAGCTGCTTGCTATGAGCTTCACACAAAATCACACTGAGCCGCAGATGAAGACGGACGCGTTCTGTCTCGGCCGAGGAGTGCAAGAGGTTCAGGAGGAACTGATCTTACCCTTGGACAGGAACAGTGTGCAGCCATACACCTTCACCAGCAACACCAACACTATCACAGACGAATCGGTGGACGGCGGCACGGACGGAAACGGAGACCTGGACTGGGCCGACGAGGAGTTGTCAATGTCCCTCCATGACGGATTTGACGGCACCATGACGCCGTACACAGAGAGGCCGTACACAGATGGCAGCATGACCCCGTTGACAGAGGCCAGCTGGATGGATGAGTCCATGACCCCCTCCTCATGCCCCGGTACCCCTGATGTGGCCCTGGACTTGCCCCTGATGCAGCCCACCAATATAGACAGAGTCTCTGCTTCAGGACAC TTGAAGTCAGTTATCCGGAGAACTAAGGAGACCCCTAACGTTCACCCCATGTACCGCGACGGACAGCTGCGCAAGAAAATGGGCCCCATCATTGTCAACAAGAACACCTCTCAGGACCGGCTCATAGAGGAGCTTCAAGGGAAGTTCGGGATCGGACGCTCGGAGCGCAGACGCAAACAGTCCGACGACTGGTTGACAGATGGTGTCGTGGTCACGTCCAAACCGCAGAGGTTCCGTCCTGAAGGGGGCAGCAGTGAGGTCGACAAG ATGATTATCCCCCCTGAGTCACCCGTCCCTGTGAGGAAGGTTCTACCACCTCTCTCCCCTCCTGCTCCTCGCCGCCCACCTATTATGGAAGAGAGACCAGTGCAGCAGCCCCCAGTCCCTCCGCCCCCTCTGccacctccctcccctcctcgaCAGCCTCCCCAAATCCAGGAGCATGTTCACGCTCCACCCAGGGAGGTTGTAAAaccttctccacctccaccaccgccAGTACCTCCAGTTCAGGAGGCTCCCAAACCGGAGCCCCCTCCTCCAGTTGTCAAAGCCCCAGTGGCACCTCCACCTCTGGAAACTGCACCTGTAGTTCCACCCAAGGTTTTCATATCTGTGGGGTGCCAAACTGAGTATGACCCAATCTTCTCGACCGATCAGGCATGA
- the crybb3 gene encoding beta-crystallin B3, translated as MSEQQSAPEQVAAGKSQGGAGAAYKVTLFEHENFQGSRAEFSSECQDVAEKGLAKVGSVIVQSGPWVGYDRHSLKGEHFILEKGEYPRWDTWTNSQNSFTLSSLRPLAVDSADHKLHLYENSGFTGKKMEITDDDVPTLWGHGFQDRVASAKALNGTWVAYMYPGYRGRQYVFERGDFKHWNDWGAPAPQIQSVRRVRDMQWHKRGCFVAAEPAPAPGSEPDPPSEPPAAPAAAGSS; from the exons atgtcagagcagcagagcgCCCCGGAGCAAGTGGCGGCCGGGAAGAGCCAGGGTGGAGCCGGTGCCGCCTACAAG GTGACTCTGTTCGAGCATGAGAACTTCCAGGGCAGCAGAGCGGAGTTCTCCAGCGAGTGCCAGGATGTGGCAGAGAAGGGCCTGGCCAAGGTCGGCTCGGTCATCGTCCAGTCTGGGCC CTGGGTGGGCTACGACCGCCACTCTCTGAAGGGGGAGCACTTCATCCTGGAGAAGGGCGAGTACCCGCGCTGGGACACCTGGACCAACAGCCAGAATAGCTTCACCCTCTCGTCGCTCCGGCCTCTGGCAGTG GACAGCGCCGATCACAAGCTCCACTTGTATGAAAACTCCGGGTTCACAGGCAAGAAGATGGAGATCACCGATGACGACGTGCCAACTCTATGGGGTCACGGTTTCCAGGATCGCGTTGCTAGCGCTAAGGCTCTAAACGGAAC GTGGGTGGCCTACATGTATCCCGGCTACAGGGGGCGCCAGTATGTCTTCGAGCGAGGGGACTTCAAGCACTGGAACGACTGGGGCGCCCCCGCGCCGCAGATCCAGTCGGTCCGGCGGGTGAGGGACATGCAGTGGCATAAACGCGGCTGTTTCGTGGCTGCGGAACCGGCCCCAGCTCCCGGCAGTGAACCGGACCCTCCCTCAGAACCTCCAGCGGCCCCGGCTGCAGCTGGGTCCAGTTGA